The following proteins are co-located in the Lepus europaeus isolate LE1 chromosome 15, mLepTim1.pri, whole genome shotgun sequence genome:
- the IL31RA gene encoding interleukin-31 receptor subunit alpha, translated as MMWTWALWMLPLLCRCSLAALPAKPENISCVYYYMKNLTCTWSPEREIKHTNYTVTRMYTYAKKKETCRTNSSASENQPSCSFFPPNVTNTDYFTVEVEAENAEGIVKSYVTEWHTDSIVKTEPPEILSVKPVLGVKRMVQVKWKAPALAPEPPNFSYRLRFWTVNSTSRKRLQFPSNDYAYNLTRLQASTEYVVNLQCAVGGSKFWSDLSREVRGVTEAEAPYGLELWRVLRPAEVDGKRPVRLLWKKARGAPVLEETLFYNIQYSPENNPNLTETENTTDQQLELRLGGETYRVAVMSYNSLGHSPEAKLRIPAIHEKPFRCIEGMQARLAQGLLVVEWQSCDLEVDAWMVEWVPDLDSERSTLSWESVSGAQKWTIQQDKLKPLWCYNISVYPVLQDEVGEPYSIQAYAKEGIPSKGPMTRVENIGLKTARITWKEIPKSERNGFINNYTIFYQAEDGREFSKTVNSSILQYDLESLTRKTSYAVWVMASTSAGGYNGTTLNFKTLSVNVLEIILITSLVGGGLLLLFILTVAYGLKKPNKLTHLCWPDVPNPAESSLATWHGHFKGERNLKELDDSVNTEDRILKSRSAPRDLIDKLVVNFENFLEDVSTGEAGKGWESIWAGEKNEYVTSPSRRDCLPGRSVEGALPSTEPLPTTPGGGCSEAPGQPLPSGPGLREGDTPTLYLKNSVTTREFLVSEALPDRTERQA; from the exons cTCTGCCAGCTAAACCTGAGAACATTTCTTGTGTCTACTACTATATGAAAAATTTAACTTGCACATGGAGtccagagagagaaatcaaacaCACCAACTACACAGTTACGAGAATGTA CACATATGCAAAGAAAAAGGAGACTTGCAGGACCAACAGTTCTGCAAGTGAAAATCAGCCTTCgtgttctttctttcctccaaacGTGACAAATACAGATTATTTCACTGTTGAAGTGGAAGCAGAAAATGCAGAAGGTATAGTGAAATCTTATGTGACAGAGTGGCACACGGACTCCATAG tgaaaACTGAACCACCTGAGATTTTGAGTGTGAAACCTGTTTTGGGCGTCAAACGAATGGTTCAAGTAAAATGGAAAGCACCTGCGCTGGCTCCTGAGCCACCCAATTTCTCATACAGACTTCGATTCTGGACCGTCAATAGTACAAGTCGG AAGAGACTGCAATTCCCCAGCAACGACTATGCCTACAACCTCACACGTCTGCAGGCGTCTACGGAGTATGTCGTGAATCTGCAGTGTGCGGTTGGAGGGTCAAAGTTCTGGAGTGACTTGAGCCGAGAAGTAAGGGGAGTAACGGAGGCGGAAG CTCCATACGGCCTGGAACTGTGGCGGGTCCTGAGACCAGCTGAGGTGGATGGAAAAAGGCCAGTGCGGCTGCTGTGGAAG aaagcaAGAGGAGCCCCAGTGCTGGAGGAAACACTTTTCTACAACATACAGTACTCTCCGGAAAACAATCCTAAcctcacagagacagagaacaccaCGGACCAGCAGCTCGAACTGCGTCTGGGCGGCGAGACCTATCGGGTGGCTGTGATGTCTTACAATTCTCTTGGGCATTCTCCAGAGGCCAAGCTGAGGATCCCAGCTATCCATGAAAAGC cATTTCGGTGCATCGAGGGCATGCAGGCCAGGCTGGCTCAGGGCCTGCTGGTGGTGGAGTGGCAGAGCTGTGACCTGGAGGTGGATGCCTGGATGGTTGAGTGGGTCCCAGATTTGGACTCAGAGCGTTCCACCTTGTCCTGGGAATCTGTGTCTGGGGCCCAGAAGTGGACAATCCAGCAAG ataaattaaagCCTTTGTGGTGCTATAACATCTCTGTGTATCCAGTGTTGCAAGATGAAGTGGGCGAGCCATATTCCATCCAGGCTTATGCCAAAGAAGGCA TTCCATCGAAAGGACCCATGACCAGGGTGGAGAACATTGGTCTGAAGACAGCCAGAATCACGTGGAAAGAAATTCCCAAGAGTGAGAGAAACGGTTTCATCAACAACTACACCATATTTTACCAAGCTGAAGATGGAAGAGAATTCT cCAAGACCGTCAACTCCAGCATTCTGCAGTATGACTTGGAGTCCCTGACACGGAAGACTTCCTATGCTGTTTGGGTCATGGCCAGTACCAGTGCTGGGGGATACAATGGGACCACACTAAACTTCAAGACGTTGTCAGTCA ATGTCCTTGAGATCATCCTTATAACGTCTCTGGTTGGAGGaggcctcctccttctcttcatcTTGACTGTGGCCTACGGCCTCAAGAAGCCCAA CAAACTGACTCACTTGTGTTGGCCCGATGTTCCCAACCCTGCTGAAAGTAGTTTAGCTACGTGGCATGGACATTTCAAG GGTGAGCGAAATCTGAAGGAGTTGGATGACTCTGTGAACACAGAAGACAGGATCCTAAAATCACGTTCTGCCCCCCGCGACCTGATCGACAAATTGGTGGTGAACTTTGAGAATTTTCTGGAAGATGTTTCCACAGGGGAAGCCGGAAAGGGTTGGGAAAGCATTTGGGCAGGGGAAAAGAACGAGTATGTGACCTCCCCCTCCAGACgtgactgcctcccagggaggagTGTCGAGGGGGCCCTGCCTTCGACTGAGCCTCTTCCCACAACGCCGGGAGGGGGCTGCTCCGAGGCCCCAGGGCAGCCTCTCCCCTCCGGCCCCGGTCTCCGGGAGGGCGACACGCCGACTCTGTATTTGAAAAATTCAGTGACAACCAGGGAATTTCTCGTGTCTGAAGCCCTTCCAGACCGCACCGAGAGACAAGCTTAA